The genomic segment TGACAATATTGGACGAATTCAACAAGCTAATCCAAAAGTATGCTCAAACTCGGAGATTTTCCATCGTTGTACCTGAAACCTCTTTTTGTAGTTACATGTTTTAAGCTTGAGATATTCATTAATAGGTAGATGCTTTTGCACAAGCTCGAGACTGCCTTCTCCCAATGGGAATCACTTCTGAGAATGTTGCACGACGTTTTGGAGTGACGCGGCTAGAACAAGACCAGGCTGCTGTGAgatttttgaattcaattaaAACGTTTATTTCTTTCGGAAGTATAGCTAGAGTTCTAATCCCACAATATTCTGCTATAGGTTATTTCTCACCAGCGAGCAGCTGCAGCAACTGCATCTGGAAAGTTCAAAGATGAGATTATTCCAGTTTTCACAAAGGTAGATTTGCTGCTGAATGAGATTTTTTCAGATGAGGGTTATACACTTGTAATATTTGTGGCTAATGTTTTACAATGAAAGATTGTGGACCCTCAAACTGGAAACGAGAAGCCTGTTGTGATTTCTGTTGATGATGGCATTCGGCCTAACACAAATTTGACAGGCCTGGCTAAGCTGAAGCCTGCATTCAAAAATGATGGAACCACAACTGCAGGTACTAATTGCATACATGCTAAGCTATTTATTCTACTTAGAATTTGGAACTTAATGCTGATTACGTGATCTTTCTAGGGAATGCTAGCCAGGTCAGCGATGGTGCGGCTGCCGTGCTTCTCATGAAGAGAAATATAGCTGTGCAGAAGGGACTTCCAATTGTTGGTGTATTCAGGTAAGCTCTATTCTTTGCATATGAACAGTGATTGTACATGATATCTAGACTTTATACCCTCAAAAAGGTCAATATGATTCAGTGTGCGACGAGCTAGGTTACGGGTTTTCAGCCCTTAATTTTGGTTGCTGTGTTGTTTTGTGTCTCGTCCTCACTTTGATACATCTGGTCTTTGGGAAATGGAAACTTTAAATTGAATGAGTATTTCATAATGTTGCTTGCTCTAGTAGTCATCAGTTGCAGTTGCTAAGGCAGAGAATTGCAGAGTCCATGAGGATCTCCTAGTACTGCTATCATGTAGTTTTGATGTTTCTAGAAAGACATGAATATGGGGTTGTTCCTGAATTAGACACAATGTATAAGTGGGGAGGGTCGATCCAGAATAAAGTGGGGTGGTTTGACGCCGGTGAATGCgctggagataggggagaaggtggcaggaatgggggtgtgggagtgtaggggggacgtggataatatgtgggataGGGCTACTAGTTGCATCAAGGAgactgctagagaggtgttgggtgtctcgaggggTCATGCTGGACAACATtggggggactggtggtggaatgaagaagtgaagaagaaagtggagactaagaaggggcgtatgctaagttggttgagagtaagggtgaagaggagaagcgggtgaatagggaggagtacaagtttgctaggaaggaggctaagttagcagttacgactGCTAAGACAACAacgtttgagagcttgtatgcggggttagaggagagaGGCGGGGagaagaggttgtataggcttgctaaggctagggagtgGAAGAGTCGTGACCTcaatcaagtgaagtgcattaagggggaggatgataGAGTGCTAGTGGAAGACATTCACATTAAGAGAAGATGACAGTCATATTTTCATACTCTTGAATGATGATGGGGACAGAGACATTGTGTTAaagggagctggagcactcagagaagggtcgtgatttcagttattgtagacgttttaaggtggaggaggtcatAGAGGCTATTCGAATGATGCGAAGGGCTAGGGCGAAGAGGCCTGACGAGATTCTAGTGGATTTTTAAAAGTTTActggcgaggctggtttaaggtaGTTGATTGAAttgtttaacgacattttcaagaCTGCGAAAATGCCCGAGGCGTGGATATGACGTatgatgattcctttatataagaacaaaggtgacatccagagttgcaataactataggggtattaagttgttgagtcacactatgaagatttgggagagagtggttgagcggaggttgaggggttagtgtctattttggagaatcattTTGGATTTATGCTCGATTGCTCGatgacggaggcaattcacctggtgcagACTgatggagcagtatagggaaaagAAGGACTTAcatatggtgtttatcgacttggagaaggcgtacgacaaagttcCTAGgtaggttctttggagatgcttggaggtgagtggagtcctgGTGGCGTACACATCGATtgaggacatgtatgatggagcaaagACTCAGGtaaggacggcgggaggagactcagcgCATTTCCATGTCTTggcagggttgcatcagggatcgactcttagcccgtttttgtttgcgttggtgatggatgtgttgacgcggcgtattcaaggagaggtgccttggtataTACTTTTTACAGATGATGtcgttttgattgatgagacacgggGATGTGTGGATGATAAATTTGAGGTTTGGAGataaacccttgagtctaaagggttcggGTTGAGTAAGATCAAgacagagtatatggaatgcaagtttaatgacttgaggcaggagaaCGAGgaggtagtaaggttggattcccatGTTGTTTGTaaaagggatagttttaagtatttcgggtccatgattcaggggaatgaagAGATTGGCGAAGATGTatcccaccgtattggggcaagatggatgaagtggaagctcgccttgcgagtgttgtgtgataagaaggtgccgctcaagcttaaaggcaaattctacagagtgacagtctgtccggccatgctgtatggagcggagtgttggctagtcaagaactcccacattcaaaaattaaaggtggtgGAAATGCGGATTttacgttggatgtgtggacttactaggggtgatagcgttaggaatgagactattcgggagaaggtgggagtagcttcggtggaggacaagatgcaggaagttaggttgagatggtttgggcatgtgatgaggaggggcacggatgccccagttcgtaggtgtgagagactagttttcgatggtttcaggcggggtaggggtaggccgaagaaatactggagagaaatgattagacgtgacatgagCAGTTAccgcttactgaggacatgaccctagatagaaaggtatggaggaCACGAATTAGGTTAGAAGGCTAGTGCTTGCGGGGTGGATCGTAGCCAGTAGTTAGGGGAGCTTTGGGGTAGCAAGACTAGTAGTCTTAGAGTTATGTCCATAGGTTGGAGTTGCTAGTAGGAGGGTATGGGGGTGGGGgtgcctttggtttgttagtacagggtattactttgtgggtgtcttatttctgttattccatcttgtttcatgctttattacgaatttgttacactattctttgtcttgagccgggggtctattggaaacaacctttctacttctctggaggtagtggtatggactgcgtacattttaccatccccagaccccactatatgggaatacactgggttttttgttgttgttgtataagtGAGATGTAACGTGAAAAAGTGTTTCCTCAAGACTATAGTTTGGTGCCCGGGGAATACGTAACAGAATTGCAGACCAAAAATGCAATTCAAAAGTTCCATTGCTTCCTCTAAACCCATTGGGTTTTGACTTGATCAGTAGTTTTGAGTTTTTTACATAGATTTTGTGGAGGATATGCACATTGTCAATTAGCTTGTTTTTAATCGAAAGTATACTAGTGAAGATCAGATTTGGCATTAGTTTTTCCTCATGATAAACAACGCTTGTCCCTTCCAAATTCCCCAATTTGTGCTGGAGAAGAACCATGACATCTAAATTGTCCTTACGATTCAAAAATTTCTAGTTGTAAATATAGCTTGCAATTTTCTTCAAAATGCAGGAGCTTTGTTGCTGTTGGTGTGGATCCTGCTGTTATGGGAATTGGCCCAGCCGTTGCAATCCCAGCTGCTGTTAAGTCTGCTGGTCTTGAGCTTAACAATATTGATCTTTTTGAAATAAACGAGGTAATATGTTGAATTGATGAACACACCTTTAAGATCAAATAACAAATTTTGTCTCAGCAATTATATGTTACCTTACAGGCGTTTGCATCTCAATTTGTCTATTGCCTCAAGACACTTAATCTTGATCTTGAAAAAGTTAATGTGAATGGAGGAGCAATGGCTCTTGGGCATCCTCTTGGTGCTACAGGTATTATTTGATATATTAGCATCTCCAATCCTCCTTTTTTGTTGGTtgcttttatgatttttgtttgatcatattttttatctgtcctgagccgggggaTTATCgggaacaacctctctacttcagctgaggtagtggtatagactgcgtaccctttaccctccccagactccactttatgggaatacactgggtatgttgttgttgtagcatCCCCAATCCAAAATGTTCATGGTTTTCACAATCtggatttgttttttaaaaaagagaaaatacccaCTTATCCCCGAACTATATTgaaaaaggctatgacacacctcaacttaaagggggttctattacccccttgaactaattaaaagtgtaattttgatatCCTTAGTGCCTACGTGCCACACACATGTGCCTACGTGGAtattcagtgtgttgtgccacgtatgtgccatgtaggcactaaggatgtcaaaattacacttttaattagttcaggataataggaccccctttaagttgaggtgtgtcatagcctttttgggtatagttcaggagtaattgggtattatctctaaaaaaatatttaatgttttAGAAAAATCAGAAATCATTTTTCCTTTCAAATCAAATCTTACCTTACAAACGTCGCCCCTCCTCCCTTTCAGGTGCACGTTGTGTGGCaactcttcttcatgagatgaaGCGCCGAGGCAAAGACTGTCGTTTTGGTGTGATTTCTATGTGCATCGGTGtgtcaattttttcttaaaaattgtaTGGTATTTAGATCTATATATAGTAGTCTTGACTTTGTATGGTTGTCTTTATAGGTTCTGGGATGGGGGCTGCCGCAGTGTTTGAAAGAGGGGATGCTGTAGATGACCTATGCAATGCTCGggtcaacaataacaacaatttcTTGTCCAAGGATGCCAAATGAGCATGCCAATAATATCCAAAGTTTGCTTTTGTTTTTGAGATAGGAATGTGACATAGTAATGTACTGCATAAAGAGTGAAGACATCAACGTTTAGTAAATTTGAGATTTATGTATCAATCATTGGAGTAACAAGTTGATAAAATGAGAGGAAATGAACAACGGTGATTTCGTTTAAACCACCAGCTTTAGTTTTTTTCCTCAACGTCCATAAAATTCAGAGCTAGAGCTCAAGATGTATTCTAACCGGATTCTAAATCACGAGGCAAATGAAAAGAAGTGGTTCTTTCAAGCTTCTTTATGGATCCACACATTTGTCTCACACAGCTATTCAGTGTTTGAAGTAGAAACAGGAACTACTGAAAATTACGGTTTTGGTATGGTAAAAATACAGTTGCCGTAGACTACAGAACCGTTGCTTAAAGTCTATGGCGACCCGCCACAACTGATCACATTACAATAACTCTATGGCAACGGTTATTTCAGATGGTTCAATAAACCATCGCCATAGAGGTTTAACTCTATGGCAACGGTTATTTCAGATGGTTCAATAAACCATCACCATAGAGGTTTCTACTCCAAATAAATCACAATGGTTCACTATCTACTAGGACGGTTTATAGCCGTCCCAATAAAGCTTTACGCGACAGTTATTAATATGCTATTTTGACATTTATTTCTATTCATTAAGTGACAACTTATGTCTATTGCGACAATTATATTATTCTAACGCCACGGTTTTCAACTATTGTGAGGGTTACTAATAGTCTTGCTATGGTTTTTAAGGGGGACGCAACAATTTTTTGGCTACTGCTACAATTATTattaacggtgagattgacgaggatgtctcgcaccgtattggggcgggatggatgaagtggaagctcgcgtcgggggtgctgtgtgataagaaggtgccgcccaagcttaaaggcaaattctacagggtggtagtccgtccggccatgttgtatggagcagattgttggccagtcaagaactcccacatccaaaaaatgaaggtggcagaaatgcggatgttgcgctggatgtgtgggctgactagaggggatagagttcggaatgagactatccgggggaaggttggtgtgactccagtggagtgcaagatgcgggaagcccgattgagatggttcggacacgtgaagaggaggggcatggatgccccggtccgtaggtgtgagaggctagcattggatggttttaggcggggtaggggtagaccgaagaagtactggggtgaggtgattatgagggacatggagcagttacagctcacctagataggaaggtctggaggacgcgaattagggcagaggactagggccagtttgaatcgctagtgtagggaattacttggtgggggttttatgcccgttatgattccgtgttccatgttttattatgaatctgtgtgcttttctctgttttatattacttataggtgccgtatttatgttatgtaatcttgtgctgtgctttactgtgtgtttgtgtggtatctcgtgccttgagccgggggtttatcggaaacagcctttctacgggtttatcggaaatagcctttctacttctttagaggtagaggtatggactgcgtacatcttaccccccagacctcactaggtgggaatatactgggtttgttgttgttgttgctacaaTTATTATTAAGCTATtgctatagttttttttttctactcaCAGTTATTATTAAGCTATTGCAACAATATTAACAAGCATtacataaaatacatacaaattgATCACGAGAAAATTATCCATCACCAAACttacaacccaaaaatcaaaattacgtaattcaaaaaagcaaaatatacaaatattttttgaccATTTAAAAAGTGCAACACATGTTTTCAATGTTCAAAACTAAAAGACTAGTAAGTTTCAACAACGCCCAATCCTCCTATATCAGGTCTAATTCATCGATGCCGGACCCTTCTTCAATTTCAGCACCTACAATGATAATAGAAAACGATTAATTAAAACATTTTTAATAAAAGCTTTACGGCTCCATGATAGGTAGGTATAAATATACATTTGTATATCTATGATTTTTACTAGGCCAAAATATATGCATGTGTACATAAACTAAATAATGtatcaaaattacaaaatcatatACAAAGTCGATCTtcacaagaaaaagatgaaacttGCAAATAATAATGCCAACAATACCTTAATATCTTTGCTAGCGATACTGATCAGTCAGAATTTTTGTTTGTATTCTTGCCAAGGGTTCAACCaaaaagaacaacaataatattaatGGCAACAATGCCTTGATACCTCAAAGGCATTGGGTTCGAATGTGGGGGTGTCCCCCCTTTGATCACGtcaaagaacaacaataataaactaaaattttatcAGATCAAAGCAATGCAACAATATTCATTAGTGCAACAGTACTTGGCAATGGAACAATGTAGAGAAAGCAATCAAAGAGGAATTTGTATCAGGAACCTAATTGGTAATGATGCAGAAGTAGATTCTCCTGGTGAAGGAACGAACAATGCTATTattatattgaaatcaataatttGGCATGCTAAAGTTGTACAATTTTCCAGAAAAGAGAG from the Capsicum annuum cultivar UCD-10X-F1 chromosome 9, UCD10Xv1.1, whole genome shotgun sequence genome contains:
- the LOC107842456 gene encoding 3-ketoacyl CoA thiolase 1, peroxisomal isoform X3; protein product: MEKAIERQRVLLEHLHPIRSFSHHESSSLTPSICLAGDTAAYPRTAAFGDDVVIVAAYRTAICKSKRGGFKDTLSDDLLAPVLKAVIEKTNLNPNEVGDIVVGTVLAPGSIRAMECRMAAFYAGFPDTVPIRTVNRQCSSGLQAVADVAASIKAGFYDIGIGAGLELMTVDNIGRIQQANPKVDAFAQARDCLLPMGITSENVARRFGVTRLEQDQAAVISHQRAAAATASGKFKDEIIPVFTKIVDPQTGNEKPVVISVDDGIRPNTNLTGLAKLKPAFKNDGTTTAGNASQVSDGAAAVLLMKRNIAVQKGLPIVGVFRSFVAVGVDPAVMGIGPAVAIPAAVKSAGLELNNIDLFEINEAFASQFVYCLKTLNLDLEKVNVNGGAMALGHPLGATGSGMGAAAVFERGDAVDDLCNARVNNNNNFLSKDAK
- the LOC107842456 gene encoding 3-ketoacyl CoA thiolase 1, peroxisomal isoform X1, giving the protein MEKAIERQRVLLEHLHPIRSFSHHESSSLTPSICLAGDTAAYPRTAAFGDDVVIVAAYRTAICKSKRGGFKDTLSDDLLAPVLKAVIEKTNLNPNEVGDIVVGTVLAPGSIRAMECRMAAFYAGFPDTVPIRTVNRQCSSGLQAVADVAASIKAGFYDIGIGAGLELMTVDNIGRIQQANPKVDAFAQARDCLLPMGITSENVARRFGVTRLEQDQAAVISHQRAAAATASGKFKDEIIPVFTKIVDPQTGNEKPVVISVDDGIRPNTNLTGLAKLKPAFKNDGTTTAGNASQVSDGAAAVLLMKRNIAVQKGLPIVGVFRSFVAVGVDPAVMGIGPAVAIPAAVKSAGLELNNIDLFEINEAFASQFVYCLKTLNLDLEKVNVNGGAMALGHPLGATGARCVATLLHEMKRRGKDCRFGVISMCIGSGMGAAAVFERGDAVDDLCNARVNNNNNFLSKDAK
- the LOC107842456 gene encoding 3-ketoacyl CoA thiolase 1, peroxisomal isoform X2, with product MEKAIERQRVLLEHLHPIRSFSHHESSSLTPSICLAGDTAAYPRTAAFGDDVVIVAAYRTAICKSKRGGFKDTLSDDLLAPVLKAVIEKTNLNPNEVGDIVVGTVLAPGSIRAMECRMAAFYAGFPDTVPIRTVNRQCSSGLQAVADVAASIKAGFYDIGIGAGLELMTVDNIGRIQQANPKVDAFAQARDCLLPMGITSENVARRFGVTRLEQDQAAVISHQRAAAATASGKFKDEIIPVFTKIVDPQTGNEKPVVISVDDGIRPNTNLTGLAKLKPAFKNDGTTTAGNASQVSDGAAAVLLMKRNIAVQKGLPIVGVFRSFVAVGVDPAVMGIGPAVAIPAAVKSAGLELNNIDLFEINEAFASQFVYCLKTLNLDLEKVNVNGGAMALGHPLGATGARCVATLLHEMKRRGKDCRFGSGMGAAAVFERGDAVDDLCNARVNNNNNFLSKDAK